The DNA region CCTTGTGTCTTCACAAGGGTGCATGGGTACATAGTTACATACGTGTACATAAAATACAATATACATTTTCATACATGGGTTATTATGGGATCTTTATTTACATTGTGCCATCTGCCATTAAAAAACTCAAAAcagatgtaatatatatatagattttctgAAATGAGAAAAAGGTACAGACATGTAAACTAGTATTGGCGAGCGCCTGTGATGTGCTCTATATACATCATCCGTGACCACCGGATGGTGTCGCTCACGCATAGCCTCCTGAACAGCCTCTGATATTTTCTAGAGGCCAGCCTGTTCATTGGTTTGTCGTTCTTTGGGTCGTATGACCCGAGCGATCCTACAATGAAGGCATATACAGTGACCTGCCTGTAGGTCCGTCTCATTGTCACCGCTAGCTCTGCATACTTTTCTTCTTTGCCTAGTCTAGCTTCTGCAAAGGCGTCTGGTCCGTTTTCGAAGGGGCAAATGACGTCAATCAGCATCACCTCTCCGTTCTTCTCTAGAACAATGTCTGGTCTTAGCACATTGTTTGTTCCTGCGACTTGTCGGTTAGTGGATATGACCTTCCAGTGTCTTCCTTCCGAGGCCTTCAGGATACGATCGACCAACGCGTTGTGTCGCTGGATCATCGCATTTGACAGCCTCAGGCAATGGTTGATGACGTGGGGTAGCGTCTCGTTCTGGTGGTGACATCTCCTATACCGTTGGTCTCCGTGGATGTTGAACCGGCGGGCTCCGTTTAGAGGTAGAAGATTCAGACGTGCCCTGTGAATGAAACGCCAGTCAGCAAAGGTTGTGAAAGCCCCATCCCTAATAAATGCAGACGAGGCCCGCTCCCTCCCAACTTGCTCCATTACTTTCCCCTGGTCTGGTTTGCTTCTCAGGTCGTCGTCGCGAAGGCCTCTGTGATggttccttatgttccttgcgaccAATCTTCTTTCTTTGTGAGACATGATTCTCTCCCCACAACAGACTTCCAATGCATCTCCGTCTGTGGACCACTTGGTTTTCATCCTCCCTGACGAGTTGCGGGCTCTTGACCAGAGCGTCTCATGTCCAGAGGGTCTTTGTTCCAAGTCGTCTTTTGAGAGATACTGGCATACGTTTTCCAGAGTGGCTTCTTGGCGAATTCTCCGTGACGTTACTCTCTTGCAGTCGTCCCTGGCAATATTCCTCGTCTCTAGATCCGGCGTGGTGAGTAGTTTAAATGCCGAGTCTATGATGAATATGTCAGAGTCTTCTGTGGCGAGGGGTATGCCGCATGAGCCTCCTGCACTCTTTCTATACAGGTATCCATTGGTTGCCCGCTGTGGCAGGTATAGTGTTTCTTTTATTAGCGGTCGTAGTCGGTCATCCAGTTCCTGCCAATCTCCCTTTCTCAGTTGCCAAGTTCTCATGGCGAACACAGTTGTTGGGAAAACGAAGGACTTCAGGGCATCGATCCTCTGCCAGGGAGCCAATTTACTTGTCATTATGGCTACGCCTAGTTGCTTAAACTCTTCGTTTGCGTTCGCGTTCGGGAGGAGGTGGAAACCTACTGGTCTGCCTAGGAATTTGGTTTCCTCCCCATCTTGTCTGCTGCATATCTGCGATTCCCCTATTGTAAATATGGAGTTTCGCATTTCCCTTGGTTGTCGTCTAGACATGTGCATTGACGAGCATATCCTTGggtttgtcatgttcacagaaaatggtaccatccgttttctatgtgcggcggctgagacgccagagagagaaggtaaacaaaagagcgtacaggacgccagccaagcttggtagctacaagtcatgtaatcatattaagtattaaagtcagtaaccaagtcatgactttacatcaaccctacaaccaagacttcctcagtaacacacaaacaccacattggcgacgaggatgaactgtgaacgcaggtatttgttcagtttcaaacacaagggagaagcatgctgcctggaggaggaagagaagctgtgagtgccatacccgatgctgtatgctaaccgatgctgtgtgctaaccaatgctgtgtgctaaacgatgctgtgtgctaaccaatgctgtgtgctaaccgatgctgtgtgctacccaagctgtgtgctacccaagctgtgctgaagaaacagtactgaggaatctgccgacgttgtgtacgaaacgacgctttgatgtgtacaaaacctgatgttttggttacgaaacgacgcttcgtgctacaaaattcatcacactgaactgactgctgtaccaactgctgcaccaactgctgtaccaactgctgtaccaactgctgtaccaactgctgtaccaactgctgacaactgctgtgctgctgtgagtaggaacaacacatgtacacaagggctaggtaagaagtcagttgctgctatattgtgcactgttgtgaacttttgcattaaaatgcttgtgtgctttgcaaaattaaagtaattacagtgaattcttgactaacatattcagtgcagtaagtgtttaatattctgaggaacatttaagtgataagttacatttattcagtaaaaatggcaaatatacctcagtttcctgcatttgatcctgactgtgaccagacaaacctgtcacagaggtgggtcaaatggcttaaaaagtttgaaaatttgttgatagtttctgacatcaaaagtgctgaaagaaagcgtgcctttctacttcattatgcaggtgatagagtttgtgacatctttgacacactgaaagacactggtggtgccaaagattatgacactgccaaagccaaactaacagagcatttcaaaccaaggcaaaatactgcaatggaaattatgcatttcaggagagcaaaacaactctctaatgaaactgtggatcaataccacacacgtctgcagggtttagcagcccattgtgagtttgctgatgttgacaaagaaatcaaacagcaaataattgaaacatgcacatctacacgtctccgtcgaagagctctagaacttgttgatgatgacagttctcttaccaagatactggatatggctcgtcgaatggaagatgctgcacgtgatgctcgtgtcatggagtgcagtgctaataacggttctgccactgttactaacagtgatgaggtatgtaaggttcagggaggacatcgtaatcaaagaagatatcatggcaaacctaacagtaaatttagccgagaaccacgtcacaacaactggggtcaaggaacaaggctcaagcagtcacaacgacccacatcagagggtgtcaacaataaatgttacaattgtggaggagactacccacaccaagataatgtttgtcctgctcaaggtaggaagtgctatgagtgtggaaaactaggtcattttggtgctatgtgtcgttccgcactaaagaaaccacagtcaatgaataaaagcactgtacgaggatcaggtcatagaggtcgaggtggtaaacacaatattgcacctcatatccagaatgttaataatatacaagacaacatttcattacaaccagtctcagatgacagtgaatgtgattatacttatggagtacaagcaatcacagaatggaatgatcttccaaacaacccagagacatgtgtatacattgctggtatttgtctcaaagttctcattgacactggatcaaacattgacaccattgccgagtgccactatgaaaaatttaaaaaacagttcccaaagcttgagaactataatggcaaagccactgcctatgcttcaaaggtagccttgccagtgattggaactttcactgcagagattaagtcaaagaatgcaatgctcattactacattccatgttgttaggaatgcaaaggagtctttactcagttacaagacttcaaccaaattggggctacttcagctttctaatgctgtagcagtggaatctgcaaacaatgttgatggtattgttgctgaattttcggatcgatttaaatccataggttgttatactgatagcaaagtacatctgcatatcaacccagatgtaattccagttgcccaaccacatcgccgacaaccattccatactcgcaagaaagttgatgccgaactggataggctgatggaactagatatcattgaaccagtaacaggcccaacaccatgggtaagcccaattgtcactccaccaaagccgaagaatccagatgagatacgcatttgtgtggacatgcgtgttcccaacaaggcaataatgcgtgaacgccatcctacaccgactgtagatgatatgatctaccgcttgaatggtgcaactgtattcagcaagttagatttaaacaagggctatcatcagcttgaacttgatgaggagagtcgattcatcacaacgtttacgacacatcgaggtttgtataggtacaagcgcctgagttttggtatcaacagtgctgccgaggtattccagcacatcatcagccaggtattgcaagacatacctaatgctgacaacatgtctgatgacatcattgtttatggccgtacccaagctgaacacgacaaagctcttcgtgcaacattgcaacgcttacgagaaaagaatctgacgttaagccgagcaaagtgtgagttcaatcaacataaaattgaattctttggacatgtacttagtgacaaaggtctgtctccagatcctaagaaagttgcagatatcaagaatgctgcacctccttcaacgtccactgaagtacatagttttctgggaatggcaaactactgttctcgcttcattccagattttgctaccattacaaagcctctacgtgagctcctgaagaaaaacgcatcatggtactggagcgatatcgagcaaaatgcatttgatgctgtgaaagatgcactagtagagaatgtgactactgcatactttgatccatcaatggacactgagttaacggtggatgctagtcctgttggattaggtgctgttttagcccaacacaaacctggtcaaccagattccagagtagtaattgcctacgccagccgttctctcacagatgttgagcaacgatacagtcagacagagaaggaagctcttgctcttgtatggggctgtgaacacttcaatgtgtatctgcttggtgcacccttcaccacgatagtcactgaccacaaaccgttggagaccatcttcaataatccaaagtccaaaccaccagctcgcattgagagatgggctcttcgtctgcaaccatacaactttacggtgaaatacaagccgggtgcaggcaatcccgctgattacatcagtcgacatcctgccaacagtttcaccatcaccaagcatcagcaagttgccgaggaatatgtacactctgtaacctgtgatgcagtccctaaggctcttactcttgatgaaatccgtactgcaaccctagaggacccaactctgcaagcaacagtggatgcattgactaagaaaaagtttccacgcatcccaccctcaggagttgaccaagatgcattcaaagcacttgaacgcatccagacagaattaagtgttacgcaacaacgcgacactgtgctgcgaggtactcgtatcgtgattccagctgttctccagcaacgtgctctgaagcttgcacatcaaggacaccaaggtcttgttaggacgaaacagctgctacgagaaaaggtgtggtttcctggcattgatcgtcaagcaaaggatatgcatgatgcctgtgtcccttgccaagctgcagtggatacttcaagaccaacacctctacaaccttcaccactacctgctgcaccatggacggaagtatcaatggacttctgcggaccactaccaactggagagtacttgatggtagtcattgatgatcactcacgttatccagaagtagaaatcatcaattccacatctgcaaaggccgtcatcccgaaacttgacaagatcttttcaaactttggcattcctgaagttgtcaagacggacaatggaccgccattcaatggacaagactttgtcaactttgctgagcatattggattcaaacaccgccgtgtgatgccactacatcctcaagcaaatggagaagttgagagattcatgcaacctctcatgaaagcggtacgctgtgctcatgccgaaggacgatcctggaaacaagctatgtatgcttttctcaggaactaccgtgcaacaccacatggaacactgggcaagtcgcctggcgaacttttatttggacgtcctatgagaatcgcactacccgtcatgccagccgaggtaacggataaacgtctcgctcagaaggatgcactagccaagggcaaaatgaaaattgctcatgatcaacgtgcaaaggaacagttcataaaggttggtgacactgttctcgttaaaaagaaaaaagagggaaagttagatatgccgtatgatacaaaaccatataaagtgattagtgtaaa from Procambarus clarkii isolate CNS0578487 unplaced genomic scaffold, FALCON_Pclarkii_2.0 HiC_scaffold_408, whole genome shotgun sequence includes:
- the LOC138361472 gene encoding uncharacterized protein T26G10.4-like, with the translated sequence MTSKLAPWQRIDALKSFVFPTTVFAMRTWQLRKGDWQELDDRLRPLIKETLYLPQRATNGYLYRKSAGGSCGIPLATEDSDIFIIDSAFKLLTTPDLETRNIARDDCKRVTSRRIRQEATLENVCQYLSKDDLEQRPSGHETLWSRARNSSGRMKTKWSTDGDALEVCCGERIMSHKERRLVARNIRNHHRGLRDDDLRSKPDQGKVMEQVGRERASSAFIRDGAFTTFADWRFIHRARLNLLPLNGARRFNIHGDQRYRRCHHQNETLPHVINHCLRLSNAMIQRHNALVDRILKASEGRHWKVISTNRQVAGTNNVLRPDIVLEKNGEVMLIDVICPFENGPDAFAEARLGKEEKYAELAVTMRRTYRQVTVYAFIVGSLGSYDPKNDKPMNRLASRKYQRLFRRLCVSDTIRWSRMMYIEHITGARQY